A stretch of the Strigops habroptila isolate Jane chromosome 15, bStrHab1.2.pri, whole genome shotgun sequence genome encodes the following:
- the SPACA9 gene encoding sperm acrosome-associated protein 9, with protein sequence MNEIKDALRGIEQNYKLFLQQQFTFIGALQHTRENAHDMIRPVASISQVQSYMDHNCNNSTDRRILNMFLNICNDLSKLCQKLESVHPHNSTTNDILRRCKVLLSHSNDLSSIRAKYPHDVVNHLSCNEAKNHFGGVVSLIPIVLDCIKEWITHTEKLSREVLQNVSGGNATSEKSAPQGAPDRAVISQTAPSVHLEVQTSANKKDNVQVQGNKHVWKKHLNDTKNHSGKLKSPWKPPGRHAF encoded by the exons ATGAATGAGATAAAGGACGCCCTCAGAGGCATAGAGCAGAACTACaagctcttcctgcagcagcagtttacCTTTATCGGAGCACTGCAACACACCCGAGAGAACGCGCATGACATGATCAGACCTGTGGCAAGCATCAGCCAG GTACAGTCCTACATGGACCATAACTGTAACAATTCCACTGACAGGCGTATCCTCAACATGTTCCTAAACATCTGCAATGACCTAAGCAAGCTCTGCCAGAAGCTAGAAAGTGTGCATCCTCATAACAGCACAACCAACGACATCCTGAGGAGGTGCAAGGTGCTCCTCAGCCACAGCAACGACCTGAGCAGCATCCGAGCCAA ATACCCCCATGATGTTGTGAATCACCTGAGCTGTAATGAAGCAAAGAATCATTTTGGAGGGGTGGTGAGCCTCATCCCCATCGTTCTAGACTGCATAAAGGAGTGGATAACCCACACTGAGAAGCTGTCACGGGAGGTGCTGCAAAATGTGAGTGGTGGAAATGCTACCTCTGAGAAGTCGGCACCCCAAGGTGCACCAGATAGGGCAGTCATTTCCCAAACAGCACCTTCTGTGCATCTTGAAGTTCAGACCTCAGCTAATAAGAAAGATAATGTACAAGTGCAAGGGAATAAGCACGTCTGGAAGAAACACCTCAATGACACAAAAAATCACAGTGGGAAACTTAAAAGTCCTTGGAAGCCTCCAGGTAGACATGCCTTTTAA